The Enterobacter kobei genome has a segment encoding these proteins:
- a CDS encoding LacI family DNA-binding transcriptional regulator, with the protein MKAITLYDVASLAGVSYQTVSRVINDAEHVSARTREKVQQAMAELHYVPNLRAQQLAGKRTRTLGLITTDLALHAPSQIVSAVKSRAAEQGASVLISMVEQPHQCQAALQALLAQRVEALLVNVPLDDPHAEQLRALASPVPVLFLDVSPSAQVNSLVFNAEEGARLGVEHLLSLGHQHIALLSGPESSVSARARLAGWQATLAQAGLDAVAVEYGDWSAASGYEKGHMLLSGTVLPEAILVANDQMALGVMRACAEKGVAIPGQLSVVGFDDTADSAWFSPPLTTVRQAFRQAGERSVTWLLDPLQGDACWQVQLPVTLVIRHSTARRHPQQAEQEDLAQQLRRLALLAEQLARK; encoded by the coding sequence ACGCGGAGCATGTCTCTGCCCGCACGCGGGAAAAGGTGCAGCAGGCAATGGCGGAACTGCACTATGTGCCTAACCTGCGGGCACAACAGCTGGCGGGTAAACGCACCCGTACGCTGGGTCTTATTACGACCGATCTGGCGCTGCACGCGCCTTCACAAATCGTCTCGGCGGTAAAATCCCGGGCAGCGGAACAGGGGGCGAGTGTCCTCATTTCCATGGTAGAGCAACCGCACCAGTGTCAGGCCGCGCTTCAGGCGTTGCTGGCGCAGCGGGTGGAAGCACTGCTGGTCAATGTGCCGCTTGACGATCCTCACGCCGAACAGCTCAGGGCGCTGGCATCGCCCGTTCCGGTGCTGTTTCTGGATGTATCGCCCTCAGCGCAGGTAAACAGCCTCGTGTTTAACGCAGAGGAGGGGGCGCGTCTAGGCGTTGAGCATCTGCTTTCGCTGGGGCATCAGCATATTGCTTTGTTGAGCGGACCGGAAAGCTCGGTCTCTGCGCGTGCGCGTCTGGCCGGATGGCAAGCGACGCTGGCACAGGCCGGCCTTGACGCGGTTGCCGTGGAATACGGTGACTGGAGCGCGGCCAGCGGTTATGAAAAAGGGCATATGCTGCTGTCGGGTACGGTATTACCGGAGGCGATTCTGGTGGCGAACGATCAAATGGCGCTTGGGGTGATGCGCGCCTGCGCGGAAAAAGGGGTAGCGATCCCTGGCCAGCTATCGGTAGTCGGGTTTGACGATACGGCCGACAGTGCCTGGTTTTCGCCGCCGCTGACGACCGTTCGCCAGGCGTTTCGCCAGGCGGGCGAACGCAGCGTGACGTGGCTGCTGGACCCCCTCCAGGGCGATGCGTGCTGGCAGGTTCAGCTGCCGGTTACGCTGGTGATCCGTCACTCCACCGCGCGCCGCCATCCGCAGCAGGCCGAGCAAGAGGATCTGGCGCAGCAGCTCAGACGCCTGGCTCTCCTGGCAGAGCAGCTTGCGCGTAAATAA